A stretch of DNA from Raphanus sativus cultivar WK10039 unplaced genomic scaffold, ASM80110v3 Scaffold0134, whole genome shotgun sequence:
TTAGTCTGACCAGTGCATTTACATATTCTAAGTAGTTAATCTGAACAATGTTTAGTCCAAAGGTATTTTGAACTTTCTATTGATGGGAAACGGGCTATTAACTTTTATCTCATGAACTTGTAAACGAGGGCTTAATTTTGTGAATAACCGGTGCTATATGAAAATTCTCAGGGGTCTAAGAATTGGTCTGGGTGTTCTGTTATATAACATCTAACAAACTTGATGACATTAAGAATATTGATTGGGCCGAAATTAGGTTACTGGGCtttttatttcagaaatatCAAAGGCAAAAGCGATAGACCCTAACTCATTCCGGCCTAACGAAATCTGAGAAAGTGACGgcgaggaagagagagaatgtGGTTCACCGGCGGAGGAGCAGGAGGAGGACTAAGGAAGCTCTGTAGAGCCTCAGCGGCTGTTTTAGAGAACGAGATGAGCTCCAACTCTCTGTTGGTGAGGTACATGTCAAGAGAACGAGCTGTTAACGTCCGAAAGATAAACCCAAAGGTTTCGATCCAAGAAGCTCACATCATCTCCACTTCTCTCTACGATGTCTTCAAGAAACATGGTCCTCTTTCCGTTCCCAATACTTGGCTCCGCGCTCAGGTCTGCTTCCTCCTAGTCCTATCGTTTCTATGTTCTGAGATCTTGATTCAGACCAGATGGTTTTACTTGAATGTGCCTGGTCTTGTCTGTTtgattggtttggttttgtcttAAGGATTGAAATGGTCTGAATAGTGTTTGATAGAGAAACATTTGTTTCACTGTGTtaataacttaatataaaataacagGAAGCTGGGGTTAGTGGAATAAACAGCAAAACTCATATGAAGCTGTTGCTGAAATGGATGAGAGGAAGAAAGATGCTTAAGTTAATCTGCAACCAAGTTGGTTCCTCTAAAAAGTTTTTTCACACCATTTTACCTGAAGATCCTCATCAAGAGACACCACCTGTTGCTGCTGCTACTGCGACCGAGAACAAGAAACAAACCTTAAAGAGAAGAAGCAAATAAATGGATATGGTCTTTCACATACTCGAGAGAGCTACTCTCAGTGGGGGCCACATCCTGCTGTTTTTTTTGGTGTCCGTCTACATAGGGTTTCTCTCTTGTTTTGATCTGGTTTTAGTCCCCAGGAAAACATTAAAGTTGCTTGTGTAGGAATTCTTGAGAAACTCATGGCCTGTTTTGATCTGTTTGCTGAGCTCCCTTTGAATAAAAGTAACATCAATTTACATTGCACTAAGTAAATACCAAAACAACACATGGAAAATTCAAGGAGGCAGTGCAGAatcagatttaaattttaataaactgaGAGGATTTATACAGGCGGTGTTCAGTGTACTTCTAAGGGACATGCAGGAACTTCTTCTTCAAGATCAATCAGAACTCCAATGACTAGAGCTTCCATGAGGATTCTGTTTTCCTTCTATTATGTTCTGTTTCATTCTTTTAACTATGTCTAAAAGAAAAATTCCTCATAATTTCCTCCACGTGATTCACTTATCAATGCACTATGTTTTCTGGAGAAGCTTTCCTAGGCCCAAAGGAGCCGAATACATGATAGCACAAACACGTACACATCATTAGATATGCCACTCTACCATTATTGATTGAGTACACAGCATCAGCTACACTTTACGGCATCATATTTCTTATGGAACCCACTATAGAAACATATACATCATATTGCTGAAAAAAGCATCTCTGACAGCAAAGATCATTTCATCAAGCGATCAAACTTTACACTATGTACACCTACAGGAAGATCAACGTAGAATGCACAGATGAAGCTCAAACGCACAACATCACAATACAAGGACTCCAAACTCAATTGGGCATTGACCACAGTGGCCATGGTTTGGTTTCTAGCTACTTACACTACTATGcctcctttttcttcttcttcagtttcATACCTTTCTGGCTGCTCTGCCTCTGTTGACTTGGTGGTGTCACTTCCACAAGCAGCAGCCTCGACATCACATACGTCAAAAGCTCTTCCCGGTGAGAGAATGTGAAATCAAGGTGAGCATACTCGAACTCATTAAACGATACATCAACCCCAGCATCTCTCATCACCTTGTAGTGTTTCCTCACCATGGAAGGCCGAATCACCTTGTCTTTCTTCCCCGCCACTAAATCCACAGGCACATCGATGAACTCGTAAGACTCCCCTAGATCAAGCGGTTCAGGAGAGCCGTAAACCTCCATGTTGGCTGTCCTGCTCCCGTAATCAAACATTTTGAACTTACCAGTGTGTTTGATCTGAGCAAGATGTTTCGCAACACCGAAGGAGACAGCTGGCATATCGTTCATGTTGTAGTGAGGCGTCCCCAAGACTCCGACCCAGTTCGAGCTGTCTCCACCAACTACGTAACTCATCAGGGTTTGGACCAGTCCACCAAGAGCAGGATAATTGTGGAAGTCACGTGCTAGCTTGTTCAGAAGCATCCTGAAGAATCTTGTCGGTATGTAGAAGGCGGGAACGATGCAAGCCAATACAGGACTCACAAAAAGGAATATATACTCAACAATGGTGAAAATTAAGTTGGAGTCCTCGTGAAAGCCGGCAGGTGAAAGGAGGATAAGTCTTGAGAGTCGGTGTGGCTTCTCCTTGATTTTGCGAGTGATGACGTACATGAGAATCCCAGCACCACCTAGGCTATGACAGACGGCACAGAGCTTATAAGGCTCCTCCTGGTTGATTTCCTCGTCGATGTTAGGCTGGCTGAGCTTTAGTTCTGAAGTTTTGATTTCGTGGATTTTTTCTATCATCGCTGGGATATCCTCAGTGCCATGCTCGTTAATGGAGTATCGCCAGTACCTTCAT
This window harbors:
- the LOC108830988 gene encoding uncharacterized protein LOC108830988, with translation MWFTGGGAGGGLRKLCRASAAVLENEMSSNSLLVRYMSRERAVNVRKINPKVSIQEAHIISTSLYDVFKKHGPLSVPNTWLRAQEAGVSGINSKTHMKLLLKWMRGRKMLKLICNQVGSSKKFFHTILPEDPHQETPPVAAATATENKKQTLKRRSK